From Ammospiza caudacuta isolate bAmmCau1 chromosome 24, bAmmCau1.pri, whole genome shotgun sequence:
GCCCTGCCAAATatttgctgtgtttctgtgtttggGGGGGTGGGGCTGATGAAGGGCAAACAGCCCTGAGAATGACACAGATTCTCATGCCCACAGTGGCTTGGCTATTCTTGGATGTGGTTAATGGCCACACAGCCCTGGACTTTGACAGGCACAGGGGTGATGCTGAGGCTGGCACTGGCTGCAGGGTCACCATCacagtgtcacctgtccccatgACCCCAGGATCTCACCGGGCTCTGCTGCGTGCCCCGTGATGTGTCCCAAATTCTGTGTCCCGATTTCTGTGTCCCCTTGGCTGTGACCCCCTGCCCTTCCAGCCCTCACCAGGGTCCTCCTACACTGGTAGgggagcccaggggctgctgcatcACTCCCTGGCACATTGTGGGGCACACACTGGGGGTCTCATCCCAACATGTATCCCAGGGCTTGTGGCACATcctgggacacagccaggggTGTGGGGGGCAGCCCAGGCACATTCCGGGTGTGcaaggcacagcccagggcattATTGGGGGCATAGAGGGCACCCCTGAGGgcattgcagggcacaggggagctcaggggcacagcccagggcattactgggggcacaggggggacAGAATGGAGCCCCGAGGGcattgcagggcacagcccaggggcacaGATGGGACAGAGGGCGCCCCTGAGGGCATTGCAGGTCACAGCCCAGGGGCTCAGGCTGCACCCCAGGACAGACTGGGGTTATTTGGGTTACATTGGGGATATTTGGGTTACTCCAAGGTGCATCTCAGGGCACCCGGAGGAGGCGAAGGGCGCATCCCGAGCGAGCATCCCCGGCGCGCAGGGCGCATCCCCGTTCAGGAGCATCCCCAAAGGCGCCGCCCGCCCCCTCCGGTTGCGGCTGCGGGGTCGCTCCGGCTCCTCCCGGGTCCCCCCCGGCTCTCCGGGGGTGGGAGGAGGtctcgccgccgccgccccccggggcggtcccgccgccgccgccgccggagcCTCCGCCGCCCCCGCTGCCGCCGGGCGGGGCCGCAGCGGGACCGGAGCGGGACCGGGAGCcccggggccggagcggggccggagcggagcgggagccccggtgccggtgccgctgcCCCGCCATGTCCAAGCTGCTGCCGGCGCAGGAGGCGGCGCGGATCTACCACACCAACTATGTACGGAATGCGCGGGCCATGGGGGTGCTCTGGGCCGTCTTCACGCTCTGCTTCTCCATCCTGATGGTGGTGACCTTCATCCAGCCCTACTGGATCGGCGACAGCATCGACACGCCGCAGGCCGGCTACTTCGGCCTCTTCTCCTACTGCATCGGCAACGCGCTCACCGGTGAGCTCATCTGCAAGGGCAGCCCCCTGGACTTCGGCACCATCCCCTCCAGTGCCTTCAAAACTGCCATGTTCTTCGTAGGCGTCTCCACCTTCCTCATCATCGGCACCATCCTCTGCTTCAGCCTCTTCTTCTTCTGCAACGCGGCCACCGTGTACAAAGTGTGCGCCTGGATGCAGCTGGCGGCGggtgagcggggccgggggatgcgcggggagcggggggatcccggggccgccccttttcctttctgcccCCGACTCTGCTGGGATTGGGGGGTTTGGACAGGTAAGAgaccccagtgtcacctccaggCCATGTGCTTCCCCCTTACTGGTTACCAGTGGGGAGTTTTTAGTAAAAAACTccttccagagcagctgagacGCAGCCGCTTGTCGGGTGATGCTTCCCCTGGTGATGCTGCCAAACCTTGTTGCTCCAAACCTTGTTGCTCCAAACCTTGTGGCCCCAAACCTTGTGGCTGCCAAACCTTATGACCCCAAACCTTGTGGTCCCCAAAACTCGCTTCTCCCAGCGccgctgctcctgctcagccgCTGGGAGGCTTCAGAGGATCAGTTCGAGagcaccaaaaatcccccccaaggGCACAGAGCGCTCTCCGGTGTTTGGGATCCGGCAGGAACGGAGCAGGCACACAGCGGTGATGCTTGCTGGCCCATTGTAGTAACTCCCTGAGCTCGGGGAATAATGCAGAGGAGGATGGAGCACGGGGATGGGACTGACTGGCTGATTTGGTACCATCACTGGCATTTTCTCCCTTTGCTGCTCATCCCCGCGGCTCTCAAgccttccccatccctccccgAGGCACCTGAGACACCTGTAACCCAACTCCTGGCTCAGCTGGAACCCGAGCCAGGCCTTTGGTGCTCCTGAATGATTGATGTGAGCCGGGGCCACAGCCCCGCTGACACCCTTGGGAGGGGGCACGGGGTTCCTTCAGTGCCCTGATAAAGAATCGAGCTCAAGCGAAGATTTAGATAAGAAGCTTGGGGCAGCTCAGcctcctggggagcagcagcagagaggcttTGCTGTGGCAGTTGgggtttttccattttttgttgTGGTTCTGAATACTCTGTTGTTCTGAATATTCTGTTGTCTTTCTCTTCTGGGGAAGAGAAAGTTGTCACAGGCAGTTCTGCCAGAGGGACAGGTactgctgcatttcaggaaTTATTTTACAAAGTAGGCAGGCTAAGAGAGGATCAATTTCCTTTCCTGacaatttcacagaaattatttctttcccactttccccatttctctgtTAGTTACAGAGAAGATTTATTCTGTATGCAGTTAaccagctgcttttccatgaAGAGAAATCCTCTCTGCAGATAAGGAAGCTGCCTGCTCACCTTGCAGCTGGCTTGTCCCCAAgccaagggaaaagaaaacattggCAAGGACAAGGCCACTGGCCCAGAAGGGGGTTCTGGTTTTTGAGCACCTGGTGGCAGAGAAGGGACACAGGTGTGGGACAAGGTGCTGCAGATGTCCATGAGGGGCAGGGACAAACACCTGCTTGTCCATCATGGGCTTGTTTCTAGTGTGACAGGAGTCAGGGACTGCCCCACATCTGCAGCAGTTACTTCCCACACAGGAATGGAGCATGTGAAGGGCTTTTGTTAATCATGTCCCAAAACCTTGCATATTAACTCACCCTACGTCTGGTCATTGTTCTTGTCCagtaaattaaatttctctgagtgggggaaaaaggcagTGCTGAGATCTGGGGCATGAGCTGCCCTTCAGcaccctgctggcacagctgccatggCAAAGGTGAGCTGAGGTGCTGGGGACCCGTGAccgggctggagcagctcccaagGTTTTGTGTGAGCTCTGAGCagtcacaggagctgctgctggaaccaGCACAGCTGAACAAGCAGAATTAATCTGcccacaaagctgctgctgacagcagctccaCCTTAGCAAACCCTGGGCTGGAATCAGCTGCAAGGTGCTAGGCCAGGGTTTGCGCTCACACAGACTGAACCCATTGCAGTTTTGTTTGGAGATATTTCCTTGGAGCGCCAcgggcagggctctgtgcagagggagcagaaatGTTGCCTGGGCAACGCAGGGACAGGagatgctggtgctgctggtccTTGGCTCATGGGAAGGCATCACAGCagatcctgctcctcctcctcctccctgcctgtgcagcaCGGCCCATGGGGATGAGCAACCCCAGTGCCTTCAAGGGACAAATGTGTAGCACCTGATGTGTTTGCAGTGTGATGTttgctcctccagctgctctctccaCTTCAGTGTTGGTGCCTGGAAAATAGAATGCATCTTTCAATTGGGGTGAGTATAAAAGCAAACCTGTAGTTGAAAGCTTTCAGGTGAATAACATGGTGAAAAGTACATGTGGAATAGTAATTCTACAATTTTTATAAGGTTAGGAGGTTAGTGCACTTATCAGCCACTGTCCAGTCAAAAGGTTAGTTGGTTAGGTAATAAGCAGTCCAGGGGTTTCTTTTGCCCCACTTTTGTTGTGTCTGGTCCAGATTCTGGCTGGAAAAGAGAACGTTCTTGAAGTTAGCTCTCTTCTTGGAATAAGACTAAACAAGTTAGGAACGTGTTTATAAGGTTAGCTTACTATTGCTAAAGGCAGAGAAGAAAGATTAGAAAAATACTTGAAGCTACAGCTACAAGTATTCTCTATACAGCTATCTACAAAGCTACAAAtttatgtaaaacaaaaaaaggtaaaaatctTCGGCACCATCATCAGCTGAGGAGCTCAgcgtccccctgtccctgcagctaCAGGGCTGATGATCGGCTGCCTGATCTACCCCGACGGCTGGGACTCCACCGAGGTGAGGAGAATGTGCGGGGACAAAACGGACAAATACACGCTGGGCGCGTGCACCGTGCGCTGGGCGTACATCCTGTGCATCATCGGCATCCTGGACGCCCTCATCCTCTCCTTCCTGGCCTTCGTGCTGGGCAACCGGCAGGACAACCTCCTCCCCTCGGATTTCAAAGTGGAGGATAACGGTGGGTGTGCTGGGATCGCTCAGAACAGAGATTCAGCCCAGGGGCGGTGACTTCAGAGGCTGCCTAGAACAGAGACCagacagagttaaaggaataaagtaggattttaaataaatatttattaaaataatattttaattatattattaattataatatttcatataattattatttaatattattatttaatgtaattacttaatataattattatttaatataataatcatacagagttaaaggaataaagaataatttaaaataaatattgattaaaatattttaattatattaattatgttattaaatgtaattattatttgacgtaattatttaatataattataatttaatataataatcatacagagttaaaggaataaagtaggatttaaaataaatatttattaaaataatatttaattatattatcaattataatatttaatataattataatttaatataattattatttgatgtaattatttaatataattattatttaatataattctTTAATTCTATTATATTATCAGTattgtttattaaaataatattttaataagaggaaatttaataaatataacTAGCCCTTCAaaggatgcaccttgggcagtacaagagcctggctgTTCCTCCACCCAAGATGCACTcagagtcacgagttttcacactttgataagttttggtccatttccatGCTGGGGTTCAttgtccagttccagccccaggttctgcagtcccatccttctccattccctgctgtttgcactttttgggcccaaagctgcagcagtgtccttggttctggggttggaaaaggattgttttgtgtgactgagctgtgaggagaacCTGCTAATGCTTTATATGAAATTCAGAGTTAAATAGcaatggaaaatatgaaagctcaCCCCTCAGGCATTgaggtcactgctgctgcttgggagGGTGGTGGgtggctccatccctgccacagTCACACACTGCTCTGCGGGGAGGgagagccagcagcaggcagaaaacTGATGGAGAACAAGGCAGGAGCCCAAATCCACCCAGATTACATTTCCCAggcctctggggctttgttcTCATTTTAAACATCTTCCTTTTTGAAAACAAACCTGCAAAGCACTCCCATCCTTTCAGTTTTACACACTAACTCTGCaattctctttttgttttacaGAAGAGGGAAATGACTGACAGAGCTGATCACCACGTAAGTGATAACCCACACAGATTTTTAATATTCCCAGCATCCACCATGTCACTGTTTTATTCTGATTACCAAAGCATTGACAGCTGATTTTGGTGCTGGAGTCTCACATTGGTTTTATTTGTGGctaaagaagaaattctttgctttgCCTCCCAAAACTGGGAAAGCACAAACCCCTGCCAAGtgcaaaataaaagaagcaCAAAATTTGAAGTCAAACTAGATTTCCCAACAGCTGCCTTACTCTTTCTGTTCCCAGGGACATCCAGAGCTCTTCTTCCATCAGCCCTTTTCTTTGAAGTGACTCTTCTAGGAAGCTTAAACTTACCAAATTCTGTGGATTTTCTACAGCTGTTTCTTCACCCATGGGGCTGCTCTTGGCTCACAGCTCTTGTGGAGCTTATTTGGTGAAAAGAGCCCAAAATGGACATGAGTTTTTCTGAGTCCATCAGCAAGAGGGACAAGAGGGCAAGGATGGcaatttgctgctttttgggggggtttgtaCACCTTCTTTCAAGGAAATTATTtatgaattaaagaaaaaaaacaacaccaaaccaccaaaatatcagtgttttgggttttgtgcttTTCTCCTGAGGGCAGAGGAAACCCTCTGTATTTTAGAATGGAAAAATTCCAGCAGTTCTATTTTTTACTGTTCTCCCCTTTTTAAAATGGATCACAACACCACCAACAAAATCGATCTCATTCTGGAAATCAAAGCTGAATTTTCATTAGTGAAGCAAATTCCATCCCTGAGCCTGTGACTTGGAACAGAATTACAAGGGGAATGTATGAAAACCAGGGCTCAGTTATTAAATAATCTGTTTATTGCAGGGCTTTcacaaaggagaaaacaaaataaaagacaaagcaCCCAAgtagaaagaataaaaatgtattttccttcaGGTTTTTGACTGACACAAGTACAAATCCTTTAGTGTGAGCATGTCACAGCAATTTGGAAATGAACAGACCCCAAGTGAACAAGCAGAGAGTACAAGACTGAATCATGAAATCAtgatttctgctgcttctgcagggcTTCCACTCACTGGCTTGGCTATCATGGTAAAAACCCCTCATCCAgtcagggctggcagagggaagggaaggaaggatggCCAGGGGCTTTCAACAGTCAAAGAGTGCAGACCCCTTGTGGGAAATGTTCCTTCATCAGCCAGGCTcgagcaggcagggctgggtgagctTTCACGACCTCAGGAATTGTTTGCCCTGCCAAAGTTACCTTCACAGTCAGCTGGAACCCAGTACTGCCTGCAGTGCTCCTGTAACAGACACAGAAGTGACCCACAACTGGAATATGccagataaaaggaaaaaaaaaaaaacaaaggaaaaggtTAACTCAGCAGTTTAAAACACTTTTTGGTATGTTACCAtacaaaaaatacaattttttttattgtatgcATAGAGAACCTGATCTACCACTAAAGGAACATGCAGCATGATTTGCGTAAATAAGCCAAATCAGGCTCTGAACTGGA
This genomic window contains:
- the LHFPL5 gene encoding LHFPL tetraspan subfamily member 5 protein; the protein is MSKLLPAQEAARIYHTNYVRNARAMGVLWAVFTLCFSILMVVTFIQPYWIGDSIDTPQAGYFGLFSYCIGNALTGELICKGSPLDFGTIPSSAFKTAMFFVGVSTFLIIGTILCFSLFFFCNAATVYKVCAWMQLAAATGLMIGCLIYPDGWDSTEVRRMCGDKTDKYTLGACTVRWAYILCIIGILDALILSFLAFVLGNRQDNLLPSDFKVEDNEEGND